One window of Oscillibacter hominis genomic DNA carries:
- a CDS encoding RnfABCDGE type electron transport complex subunit B, whose amino-acid sequence MNILAAILVLGILGAVFGLVLAVASKVFEVKKDPRLEEILGHLAGANCGGCGYPGCAGCAAAILEGKAPVTACAPAGADNAAAIAQIMGQEAPSGERQVAFVRCNGGTNAKKRFEYRGVQDCLSATKVAGGPLECNFGCLGFGSCVAACQFDAMHIGPNGAAVVDSDKCTGCMACAAACPRKLITSVPASKKVHVACANQDKGKAAMSVCSNSCIGCGLCQKECKFGAINVVNGVAVIDYDKCKGCKLCTKVCPRDAILPIATAEEKEKYKAIKKAQAEKAAAAAAPAAKS is encoded by the coding sequence ATGAATATTTTAGCTGCAATTTTGGTGCTCGGCATCCTGGGCGCCGTATTTGGCCTGGTTCTGGCCGTGGCCTCCAAGGTGTTTGAGGTGAAAAAGGACCCCCGTCTGGAGGAAATCCTTGGACACCTGGCGGGCGCCAACTGCGGCGGCTGCGGCTACCCCGGCTGTGCCGGCTGTGCCGCCGCCATTCTGGAGGGCAAGGCCCCTGTGACGGCCTGTGCCCCTGCCGGTGCGGATAACGCCGCGGCCATTGCCCAGATCATGGGCCAGGAGGCCCCCTCCGGGGAGCGCCAGGTGGCCTTTGTCCGCTGCAACGGCGGAACCAACGCCAAGAAGCGCTTTGAGTACCGCGGCGTGCAGGACTGCCTCTCCGCCACCAAGGTGGCCGGCGGCCCTCTGGAGTGCAATTTCGGCTGCCTGGGCTTTGGCTCCTGCGTGGCTGCCTGCCAGTTCGACGCCATGCACATCGGCCCGAACGGGGCTGCTGTGGTGGACAGCGACAAGTGCACGGGCTGCATGGCCTGCGCCGCCGCCTGCCCCCGGAAGCTGATCACCTCCGTTCCCGCCTCCAAGAAGGTCCATGTGGCCTGCGCCAACCAGGATAAGGGCAAGGCCGCCATGAGCGTCTGCTCCAACTCCTGCATCGGCTGCGGCCTGTGCCAGAAGGAGTGCAAATTCGGAGCCATCAACGTGGTGAACGGCGTGGCGGTCATCGATTACGACAAGTGCAAGGGCTGCAAGCTCTGCACCAAGGTCTGCCCCCGGGACGCCATACTGCCCATCGCCACTGCGGAGGAGAAGGAAAAGTACAAGGCCATCAAGAAGGCCCAGGCGGAAAAGGCTGCCGCGGCGGCAGCGCCTGCCGCCAAGTCCTGA
- a CDS encoding RnfABCDGE type electron transport complex subunit G yields the protein MSAQVKEKVDMDPKYIIKLTVTLLVTCIIVAGLLGLVNSVTEGPIEQINLAKTNAALSSVFQSASAPEFPKVELTDDMAQAVAATGATLKEAYEAKDGGALIGHAFKVVASGSQGNIEMVVGVDTEGAVTGVSIVDHSETSGIGSKVMDNENGVLDQFAGKNAADGQLEVGVNVDAISGATVSSRGVTTGINGALAAAGRIG from the coding sequence ATGAGTGCGCAAGTCAAGGAAAAAGTGGATATGGACCCCAAGTACATCATTAAGCTGACCGTGACGCTTCTGGTCACCTGCATCATCGTGGCGGGCCTTCTGGGCTTGGTCAACAGCGTGACCGAGGGGCCCATCGAGCAGATCAACCTGGCAAAGACCAACGCGGCGCTGTCCTCTGTGTTCCAGAGCGCGTCCGCCCCTGAGTTCCCCAAGGTGGAGCTCACCGACGACATGGCCCAGGCGGTTGCCGCCACCGGCGCCACGCTGAAGGAGGCCTATGAGGCCAAGGACGGCGGCGCGCTGATCGGCCATGCCTTTAAGGTGGTGGCCTCCGGCTCCCAGGGCAACATTGAGATGGTGGTCGGCGTGGATACCGAGGGCGCCGTCACAGGCGTTTCCATTGTGGACCACTCCGAGACCTCCGGCATCGGCAGCAAGGTCATGGACAATGAAAACGGCGTCCTGGATCAGTTCGCCGGGAAAAATGCAGCGGACGGCCAGCTGGAAGTGGGCGTCAACGTGGACGCCATCTCCGGCGCCACCGTGTCCAGCAGGGGCGTCACCACCGGCATCAACGGCGCGCTGGCCGCGGCCGGCCGGATCGGCTGA
- a CDS encoding sigma-54 interaction domain-containing protein produces MKLLTILLRDRGTAVHTGKQLREMFGEAAKVKVVLAGPAVTEGSVDGDLVVISRRMEELIRYVRPGTRVIVADRAVNPDQVRQLFVIPANSDVLVVNTTRELTEEAIEQLELYEVEGLRYHPYYPGIRDYRKNCPYAITFGEMDAVPPGEYRSVTDLHSRALSMEACVLIAKELGLYEQLRGKLAAGNIRPMVRLTQDLAKLHFKYAHTSEDLQKIIGLMEDGVLVLDQQMRPIFINPMAEKMMGAGAERLSALVEQLRAHSAEQHFFYRAGSDSYYVERISSSSGRERNTIVMLRDVRKIERIENSYRRALTEKGLVASYEFKDIIYRSAVMEELILTAREFARGESTVFLHGESGSGKELLAQAIHNASPRRSGAFVAVNFASISLSLSESELFGYADGAFTGARRGGRKGLFELAHKGTIFLDEIGDAPLELQKKLLRVIQERKVLPVGGSKLIPVDVRIIAASNQDMGKLVERREFREDLYYRLNVLPLYLPPLRCRREDILPLFRRFLEEFHVDSRELSKQVRSEIEGYPWPGNVRELRNVAEYVSNFARFDPNWPDRLHSVLHPPGHSGGARELQEEQRTQEPREESDDPRTVRAVLELLDRPPYRFSRKELTLELAREYGFALSESQVKGLVGRLKDRGLVNAVTGRGTFLQTAGQELLRRWRTQAESF; encoded by the coding sequence ATGAAACTGCTGACGATTCTGCTGCGGGACCGCGGGACCGCCGTTCACACCGGAAAACAGCTGCGGGAGATGTTCGGCGAGGCAGCCAAAGTGAAGGTGGTGCTGGCAGGGCCCGCAGTAACTGAGGGCTCGGTGGACGGCGACCTGGTGGTGATTTCCCGCCGGATGGAGGAGCTGATCCGGTATGTCCGGCCCGGAACCCGGGTGATCGTGGCGGACCGGGCGGTGAACCCGGACCAGGTGCGGCAGCTGTTCGTGATCCCCGCCAACTCCGACGTGCTGGTGGTGAACACCACCCGGGAGCTGACGGAGGAGGCCATCGAGCAGCTGGAGCTCTACGAGGTGGAGGGGCTGCGTTACCATCCCTACTACCCGGGGATCCGGGATTACCGGAAAAACTGCCCGTACGCGATCACCTTCGGGGAGATGGATGCCGTACCGCCCGGGGAGTACCGCTCTGTGACGGACCTCCACAGCCGGGCGCTCAGCATGGAGGCCTGCGTCCTCATTGCCAAGGAGTTGGGGCTTTATGAGCAGCTGCGGGGAAAACTGGCAGCAGGAAACATCCGCCCGATGGTCCGGCTGACCCAGGATTTGGCGAAACTTCATTTCAAGTATGCCCATACTTCCGAAGATTTACAAAAAATCATCGGCCTGATGGAGGACGGCGTCCTGGTGCTGGACCAGCAGATGCGGCCAATCTTCATCAATCCCATGGCGGAGAAGATGATGGGGGCCGGGGCTGAGCGTCTGTCGGCCCTTGTGGAGCAGCTGCGCGCCCACAGCGCGGAACAGCACTTTTTTTACCGCGCCGGAAGCGACAGCTATTATGTGGAGCGGATCTCCTCCTCCAGCGGCCGGGAGCGGAACACCATCGTCATGCTGCGGGACGTAAGGAAGATTGAGCGCATTGAAAACAGCTATCGGCGGGCCCTGACGGAAAAGGGCCTGGTGGCGAGCTATGAGTTCAAAGACATCATCTATCGCTCGGCGGTCATGGAAGAGCTGATCCTGACCGCCCGGGAATTTGCCCGGGGGGAGTCCACTGTGTTCCTCCATGGGGAGTCGGGCAGCGGAAAAGAGCTGCTGGCCCAGGCCATCCACAACGCTTCCCCCAGGCGCAGCGGTGCGTTTGTGGCGGTGAACTTCGCCTCCATCTCCCTTTCGCTCAGCGAGTCAGAGCTGTTCGGCTACGCCGACGGTGCCTTTACCGGCGCCCGGCGGGGCGGCAGGAAGGGGCTCTTTGAGCTGGCCCACAAGGGCACGATCTTTCTGGATGAGATCGGCGACGCGCCGCTGGAGCTGCAAAAAAAGCTGCTCCGGGTCATTCAGGAGCGGAAGGTGCTCCCGGTGGGAGGGAGCAAGCTGATCCCCGTGGACGTGCGGATCATCGCCGCCAGCAACCAGGATATGGGAAAGCTGGTGGAGCGCCGGGAGTTCCGGGAGGACCTGTACTACAGGCTCAATGTGCTGCCGCTGTATCTGCCGCCCCTGCGGTGCAGGAGAGAGGATATCCTGCCCCTCTTCCGCCGCTTTCTGGAGGAGTTTCACGTGGATAGCCGGGAGCTTTCCAAGCAGGTCCGTTCGGAAATCGAGGGGTACCCCTGGCCGGGAAACGTGCGGGAGCTGCGCAATGTGGCGGAGTATGTCTCCAACTTTGCGCGCTTTGACCCCAATTGGCCGGACCGGCTCCACAGTGTGCTCCATCCGCCTGGCCACTCAGGCGGGGCGCGGGAACTGCAGGAAGAGCAGAGAACGCAGGAGCCGCGGGAGGAGTCGGACGACCCCCGGACCGTCCGGGCGGTGCTGGAGCTGCTGGACCGCCCGCCCTACCGGTTCTCCCGAAAGGAGCTGACCCTGGAGCTGGCTCGGGAGTATGGATTTGCACTCAGCGAGAGCCAGGTCAAGGGCCTGGTGGGCCGGCTGAAGGACCGGGGCCTTGTGAATGCGGTGACCGGCCGGGGCACCTTTTTGCAGACCGCCGGCCAGGAGCTGCTCCGCCGCTGGAGAACCCAGGCGGAATCGTTTTGA
- the rsxC gene encoding electron transport complex subunit RsxC yields MAQAFFGGVHPHDMKAATNEKAIEQLAPPAEVVIPMSMHFGAPCTPLVKAGDRVKVGQKIGEFHGLGAPIHASVSGTVKAVEPRPYSMGGNITSVIIENDFQDELSEEVQAPADPEALSVDEMVEIVKNAGIVGMGGATFPTHVKISGGLGKVDTVIINGAECEPYITGDHRAMLERPEEIIGGATYLAKMFGVDKVVIGVEDNKQNGIDAMNKVIAEKKAPVVVEPLRCRYPQGGEKQLCQAITGKQVPPGGLPSNIGCAVFNINTTCAIYRAITTGMPVVRKVVTVSGSGVVEPKNLECPIGTPVSKLFDACGGLKDGTYKIIAGGPMMGMAQYTADISVAKGTGSVLAFCEDEEQTVENPQCIRCGKCVDACPVHLEPLFLYQYAAKGMVDELNAANIMDCMECGACAYVCPARMHLTHMFKTGKQLVKNKAAAERAAAEAAKKAAEEKKEA; encoded by the coding sequence ATGGCACAAGCTTTCTTTGGCGGCGTTCATCCCCACGACATGAAGGCCGCTACCAATGAAAAGGCCATCGAACAGCTGGCGCCGCCGGCAGAAGTGGTGATTCCCATGTCGATGCACTTTGGTGCACCGTGCACGCCGCTTGTCAAGGCTGGAGACCGCGTGAAGGTTGGCCAGAAGATCGGTGAGTTCCACGGTTTGGGCGCCCCGATCCATGCCAGCGTTTCCGGCACGGTCAAGGCTGTGGAGCCCCGTCCCTATTCCATGGGCGGCAACATCACGTCCGTAATCATCGAGAACGATTTCCAGGACGAGCTCAGCGAAGAGGTCCAGGCCCCGGCGGACCCGGAGGCCCTCAGCGTGGACGAGATGGTGGAGATCGTCAAGAACGCGGGCATCGTGGGCATGGGCGGCGCAACCTTCCCCACCCATGTCAAGATTTCCGGCGGCCTGGGCAAGGTGGATACCGTCATCATCAACGGCGCCGAGTGCGAGCCCTACATCACCGGCGACCACCGGGCCATGCTGGAGCGGCCGGAGGAGATCATCGGCGGCGCCACCTATCTGGCCAAGATGTTCGGCGTGGACAAGGTGGTCATCGGCGTGGAGGACAACAAGCAAAACGGCATCGACGCCATGAACAAAGTCATCGCGGAGAAAAAGGCCCCCGTGGTGGTGGAGCCCCTGCGCTGCCGCTATCCCCAGGGCGGTGAAAAACAGCTCTGCCAGGCCATCACCGGCAAGCAGGTGCCCCCTGGAGGGCTGCCCTCCAACATCGGCTGCGCCGTGTTCAACATCAACACCACCTGCGCCATCTACCGGGCCATCACCACCGGCATGCCCGTGGTGAGGAAGGTGGTCACCGTTTCCGGCTCCGGCGTGGTGGAGCCCAAGAACTTAGAGTGCCCCATCGGCACGCCGGTATCCAAGCTCTTTGACGCCTGCGGCGGGCTGAAGGACGGCACCTACAAGATCATCGCCGGCGGCCCCATGATGGGCATGGCCCAGTATACCGCGGACATCTCCGTGGCCAAGGGCACCGGCTCCGTCCTGGCCTTTTGCGAGGACGAGGAGCAGACCGTGGAGAACCCCCAGTGCATCCGCTGCGGCAAGTGCGTGGACGCCTGCCCGGTGCACCTGGAGCCCCTCTTTTTGTATCAGTACGCGGCCAAGGGCATGGTGGATGAGCTGAACGCGGCCAACATCATGGATTGCATGGAGTGCGGCGCCTGCGCCTACGTCTGCCCCGCCCGCATGCACCTGACCCACATGTTCAAAACCGGCAAGCAGCTGGTGAAGAACAAGGCGGCCGCCGAGCGTGCCGCCGCTGAGGCAGCCAAGAAGGCTGCGGAAGAGAAGAAGGAGGCGTAA
- a CDS encoding RnfABCDGE type electron transport complex subunit D has protein sequence MTDYKNLKLIATSSPHIRSAENTKSIMLDVIIAMIPALAFAVYNFGWGALTLTVISVIGCMFWEWAYRKVLKKPQSIGDLSAVVTGMLLAFVCPPTTPYWMILIGDFFSIVVVKQLFGGIGKNFINPALAGRAFLLGSYASVMTTWIAPGSKLGILGSTADAVTAATPMKYLHGGDLEGLKAAGVSINDMFIGTIGGSLGEVSALMLLLGGVYLIIRKVITYHTPVAYIGTVAVLTYLFPKGGSAMEWMLYNILGGGLMLGAFFMATDYATSPVTHKGQLIFGIGCGLFTVFIRYFGSYNEGVCYSIMVMNLLVALIDKNVKPARFGVVKSDKKKEAAAK, from the coding sequence ATGACAGACTACAAAAATTTGAAGCTGATTGCGACTTCTTCTCCCCACATCCGCTCCGCTGAGAACACCAAGTCCATCATGCTGGATGTAATCATCGCCATGATCCCCGCCCTGGCCTTTGCCGTCTACAACTTCGGCTGGGGTGCGCTGACGCTGACCGTCATCAGCGTGATCGGCTGCATGTTCTGGGAGTGGGCCTACCGCAAGGTGCTGAAGAAGCCCCAGTCCATCGGCGACCTGTCCGCCGTGGTCACCGGCATGCTGCTGGCCTTCGTGTGCCCCCCCACCACCCCCTATTGGATGATCCTCATTGGGGACTTCTTCTCCATCGTGGTGGTCAAGCAGCTTTTCGGTGGCATCGGCAAAAACTTCATCAACCCCGCCCTGGCCGGCCGCGCCTTTTTGCTGGGCAGTTATGCCAGCGTCATGACCACCTGGATCGCCCCCGGCTCCAAGCTGGGTATTTTGGGCAGCACGGCAGATGCCGTGACCGCCGCCACCCCCATGAAGTATTTACACGGCGGTGATCTGGAGGGCCTGAAGGCCGCCGGGGTCAGCATCAACGACATGTTCATCGGCACCATCGGCGGCTCCCTTGGCGAGGTCTCCGCGCTGATGCTGCTGTTAGGCGGCGTGTACCTGATCATCCGCAAGGTCATCACCTATCACACCCCCGTGGCGTACATCGGCACCGTGGCCGTGCTGACCTATCTCTTCCCCAAGGGCGGCAGCGCCATGGAGTGGATGCTCTACAACATTTTGGGCGGCGGACTGATGTTGGGTGCCTTCTTTATGGCGACCGACTACGCCACCTCCCCTGTCACCCACAAGGGCCAGTTGATCTTCGGCATCGGCTGCGGACTGTTCACCGTGTTTATCCGTTATTTCGGCTCCTACAACGAAGGCGTCTGCTACTCCATTATGGTTATGAACCTGCTGGTGGCCCTGATTGACAAGAACGTCAAGCCCGCTCGTTTCGGCGTCGTAAAATCCGACAAGAAGAAGGAGGCGGCTGCAAAATGA
- a CDS encoding DUF975 family protein — protein sequence MYIDRRRLKEEAKSVLQGASVSPIAITALYLAICLGLDTLDSVVSGGAVAVLSGAGMLPTFITIFVYLVELVLGMGLTVYCLGVRHSVHMELSTLFDGFSFVGKIILLFLLEGVFISLWSMLFFFPGIVAMYRYRFAFYNLCEDPSLSAFDALNMSKRQTMGYKLSLLTLDFSFIGWGFLMTLPYTVVNSMILNDVALPLSLPVLTVICGVLSGLVALWVRPYLITTNLGYFELAKASSGVGRGFGGADPLGGGSGEPWDSDTL from the coding sequence ATGTACATTGATCGTCGCCGGCTGAAAGAGGAAGCCAAATCCGTCCTGCAGGGAGCCAGCGTCTCCCCCATCGCCATCACGGCGCTGTATCTTGCGATCTGCCTGGGGCTGGACACACTGGACAGCGTGGTCTCCGGCGGAGCCGTGGCGGTGCTCTCCGGCGCCGGGATGCTGCCCACCTTCATCACCATTTTCGTCTATCTTGTGGAGCTGGTGCTGGGCATGGGGCTGACCGTCTACTGCCTCGGCGTGCGCCACAGCGTGCATATGGAACTCTCCACCCTTTTCGACGGGTTCTCCTTTGTGGGGAAGATCATCCTGCTGTTCCTTTTGGAGGGCGTCTTCATTTCACTGTGGTCCATGCTGTTTTTCTTCCCCGGAATCGTGGCCATGTACCGCTACCGCTTCGCCTTCTACAACCTCTGCGAGGACCCGTCCCTCAGTGCCTTTGACGCCCTGAACATGAGCAAGCGGCAAACCATGGGCTATAAGCTGTCCCTCCTGACTCTGGATTTTTCCTTCATTGGCTGGGGCTTTTTGATGACGCTGCCCTATACCGTGGTCAACAGCATGATCTTAAATGATGTGGCGCTGCCTCTGTCCCTGCCCGTGCTGACGGTAATCTGCGGCGTGCTCTCCGGACTGGTTGCCCTGTGGGTCCGCCCCTACCTGATTACCACCAACCTGGGCTACTTTGAGCTGGCCAAGGCCAGCAGCGGCGTGGGCCGGGGATTCGGCGGGGCCGATCCGCTCGGCGGCGGCTCTGGGGAGCCATGGGACAGCGATACCTTATAA
- the rsxA gene encoding electron transport complex subunit RsxA: MEWEKLLSITLGAILVNNFIFSQFLGICPFLGVSKKVDTAVGMGIAVTFVMGLASAITWAVNQFILVRFDLMYMQTVAFILVIAALVQFIEMFLQKSMPALYTALGIYLPLITTNCAVLGVALLNIQNNYTFIESVVYGITGGLGFLLAIVLFASIRERLVFADYPKAFEGFPIALITAGLMALAFMGFSGLKVW, from the coding sequence ATGGAATGGGAAAAACTTCTTTCCATCACACTGGGAGCAATCCTGGTCAATAACTTTATCTTCTCCCAGTTCCTGGGTATCTGCCCGTTTTTGGGCGTGTCTAAGAAAGTGGACACCGCCGTGGGCATGGGCATCGCCGTGACCTTCGTCATGGGCCTTGCATCCGCCATCACCTGGGCGGTGAACCAGTTCATCCTGGTGCGCTTTGACCTGATGTATATGCAGACCGTGGCCTTTATCCTGGTCATTGCCGCCCTGGTGCAGTTCATTGAGATGTTTCTGCAAAAGTCCATGCCCGCGCTGTATACGGCCCTGGGCATCTATCTGCCCCTGATCACCACCAACTGCGCGGTGCTGGGCGTTGCTCTGCTGAACATCCAGAACAACTACACCTTCATTGAATCTGTGGTCTACGGCATCACCGGCGGCCTGGGCTTCCTGCTGGCCATCGTGCTCTTTGCCAGCATCCGGGAGCGGCTGGTGTTCGCAGACTATCCCAAGGCGTTCGAGGGCTTTCCCATCGCCCTGATCACCGCAGGTCTGATGGCCCTGGCATTCATGGGCTTCTCCGGCCTGAAGGTCTGGTAA
- the rsxE gene encoding electron transport complex subunit RsxE, which produces MNFKKQFKEGLITNNPVLVQVLGMCSTMAITTSFMNGLGMGVSVLIILTLSNIVISAIRKVVPDKIRIAMFIVVIAGFVTCVDLLLQAFLPDVANSLGVFIPLIVVNCIILGRAESFSYKNGVLASAVDGICQGIGYTAVLMIMSVVRELLGAGTFGAGLLGPEAKGIQILPAQFPAGMLTMPVGGFLVLGCLIAAMQWALAKSKKKEESK; this is translated from the coding sequence ATGAATTTTAAAAAGCAGTTCAAAGAGGGTCTGATTACCAACAACCCCGTTCTGGTCCAGGTCCTGGGCATGTGCTCCACCATGGCCATCACCACGTCCTTTATGAACGGCCTGGGCATGGGCGTCAGCGTGCTCATCATCCTGACGCTCTCCAACATCGTCATTTCCGCCATCCGCAAGGTGGTGCCAGACAAAATCCGCATCGCCATGTTCATCGTGGTCATCGCCGGATTCGTCACCTGCGTGGACCTGCTGCTCCAGGCCTTTTTGCCGGATGTGGCAAACTCCCTGGGTGTGTTCATCCCCCTGATCGTGGTGAACTGCATCATCCTGGGCCGCGCGGAGTCCTTTTCCTACAAAAACGGCGTGCTGGCCTCCGCGGTGGACGGCATCTGCCAGGGCATCGGCTACACTGCCGTGCTGATGATTATGAGCGTCGTCCGCGAGCTGTTGGGCGCCGGCACCTTCGGCGCCGGCCTGTTGGGGCCTGAGGCCAAGGGCATTCAAATCCTGCCCGCCCAGTTCCCCGCCGGGATGCTGACCATGCCTGTGGGCGGCTTCCTGGTGCTGGGCTGCCTGATCGCGGCCATGCAGTGGGCGCTTGCCAAGTCCAAAAAGAAGGAGGAAAGCAAGTAA
- a CDS encoding folate family ECF transporter S component: protein MLIREKHLFASPLSKGYWPEAAVSLRDLRCMLFAALMIAGCIVLSRFKIPMGENLSVSITFLARALCSLVYGPLGCLVFAAAEDTLSFFVSSGGYPYFPGYMLTTMMGCFIYALFFYRAKITVKRIILAKVLTNIQNVLLGSLWSAILYSKGYLYYMTASLVKNILYLPVQILLMVMLFQLLLPAMQRQHLIPTQMEGDRIPW from the coding sequence ATGCTCATTCGCGAAAAACATCTCTTTGCCTCGCCCCTGTCCAAGGGCTATTGGCCGGAGGCCGCTGTCAGCCTGAGGGACCTCAGGTGCATGCTGTTTGCGGCGCTGATGATTGCCGGGTGCATCGTGCTCTCCCGGTTTAAGATCCCCATGGGCGAAAACCTCAGCGTCAGCATCACGTTTTTGGCCCGGGCACTGTGCTCCCTGGTCTACGGGCCGTTGGGCTGCCTCGTGTTTGCCGCCGCCGAGGATACGCTGAGCTTTTTTGTCAGCTCCGGCGGCTACCCCTACTTCCCCGGCTATATGCTCACCACCATGATGGGCTGCTTCATCTACGCCCTGTTTTTCTACCGCGCCAAAATCACTGTGAAGCGCATCATCCTGGCCAAGGTGCTGACCAATATCCAGAACGTGCTGTTGGGCTCGCTCTGGAGCGCCATCCTTTACTCCAAGGGCTACCTCTATTACATGACTGCCAGCCTGGTGAAAAACATCCTGTATCTCCCCGTACAGATTCTCCTGATGGTCATGCTCTTCCAGCTGCTGCTGCCCGCCATGCAGCGCCAGCACCTGATCCCCACTCAGATGGAGGGGGACCGCATCCCCTGGTAA
- the nhaC gene encoding Na+/H+ antiporter NhaC — MKEKKVRQKRKPTLLEALIPIIAMLAILFYGKGLKGWATEPLLIVVAAIAALVAVRVGCTWDEMLNEISNKIAKGMPAILILISVGALIGTWKASGTIPMMIYYGIQIVNPKFLLVTAFLICALVSIVTGTSWGSVGTMGVALMGIASGLNVSLPATAGAVIAGSYFGDKLSPLSDTTNLAPIAAGSELYSHIKHMLWTTIPATVVSLLVYAIVGSGTGVAAVPNPETVETMLTTLDTMYSWNILLLLPAVIILAGSVLKLPTIPVMLGSSAVAGVMAFAFQHISLANILASTVGGFDVSMVSAEGFDPSAVIWEVTRLINGGGMTSIMSTTLLVFCAFCFAGIMSCAGCLDVVLENLLSVVKSTGGLIASTVVACLTMALTTGNSYLSILIPGEMFRDAYKKRGLAAVNLSRTLEDAGTVVVPIVPWSAAGAYMTATLGVETLDYLPWAVLCYIGFLFAILYGFTGIGIKKLTPEEMAKED, encoded by the coding sequence ATGAAAGAGAAAAAAGTCCGCCAGAAGCGGAAACCGACTTTATTGGAGGCACTGATTCCCATCATCGCCATGCTGGCGATCCTGTTTTACGGCAAGGGTTTGAAGGGCTGGGCAACCGAGCCCCTGCTGATTGTGGTAGCAGCCATCGCCGCCCTGGTCGCCGTCCGGGTGGGCTGCACCTGGGACGAGATGCTCAACGAGATTTCCAATAAAATTGCCAAGGGCATGCCCGCCATTTTGATTCTGATTTCCGTGGGCGCCCTCATCGGCACCTGGAAAGCCTCCGGCACCATCCCCATGATGATCTACTATGGCATCCAGATCGTCAATCCCAAGTTTTTGCTGGTCACGGCGTTTTTGATCTGCGCCCTGGTCTCCATCGTCACCGGAACCTCCTGGGGCTCTGTCGGCACCATGGGCGTGGCCCTGATGGGCATTGCCTCCGGCCTGAACGTGTCCCTGCCCGCCACCGCCGGCGCCGTCATCGCCGGCTCCTACTTCGGCGATAAGCTCTCCCCCCTCTCCGACACCACCAACTTGGCGCCCATTGCCGCCGGCAGTGAGCTCTACAGCCACATCAAGCACATGCTCTGGACCACGATCCCCGCCACCGTGGTCTCCCTGCTCGTCTACGCCATCGTGGGCTCCGGCACCGGTGTGGCCGCAGTGCCCAACCCCGAGACCGTGGAAACCATGCTCACCACCCTGGACACCATGTACAGCTGGAACATCCTCCTGCTGCTGCCCGCGGTCATCATCCTGGCCGGGTCTGTGCTGAAGCTGCCCACCATTCCCGTTATGCTGGGCTCCTCCGCCGTGGCGGGCGTCATGGCCTTCGCCTTCCAGCATATCTCCCTGGCCAATATCCTTGCCTCCACCGTGGGCGGCTTCGACGTCTCCATGGTCTCTGCGGAGGGCTTTGATCCCTCCGCCGTCATCTGGGAAGTCACCCGCCTCATCAACGGCGGCGGCATGACCAGCATCATGTCCACCACGCTGCTCGTCTTCTGTGCATTCTGCTTTGCCGGCATCATGAGCTGCGCCGGATGCCTGGATGTGGTGTTGGAGAACCTGCTGAGCGTGGTCAAGTCCACCGGCGGCCTGATTGCCAGCACCGTGGTGGCCTGCCTGACCATGGCCCTGACCACCGGCAACTCCTACCTGTCCATCCTGATCCCCGGCGAGATGTTCCGCGACGCCTACAAGAAGCGGGGCCTGGCCGCGGTCAACCTCTCCCGCACCCTGGAGGATGCCGGCACCGTGGTCGTGCCCATTGTCCCCTGGTCCGCGGCGGGCGCCTATATGACCGCCACCTTGGGCGTGGAGACCCTGGACTATCTGCCCTGGGCCGTGCTGTGCTACATCGGATTCCTGTTTGCCATCCTTTACGGCTTCACCGGCATCGGCATCAAGAAGCTGACGCCGGAGGAAATGGCAAAGGAGGACTGA